A region from the Mesotoga sp. Brook.08.105.5.1 genome encodes:
- a CDS encoding TIGR00153 family protein, with the protein MFFGKKEVAIIQLFHEHLDFISRTLENLEKVFISIQNDDLSSVEIYSEEVRKMESAADAKRREMENAMYQGAFLPNFRGDFLGLAESFDKVANEAENVVDQIELQRLVIPAELKTDLLKQLQLAVETFEASKEAAINLFQELSIAEEKIKETERLENIEDSHERALVKKIFEMNLSLAEKRQLRELVLSIGDIANLSEDCSDRMEIIVLKRRV; encoded by the coding sequence ATGTTTTTTGGTAAGAAAGAAGTGGCGATTATTCAGCTTTTTCATGAGCATCTGGATTTCATCTCAAGAACTCTGGAAAACCTTGAAAAGGTATTCATTTCCATCCAGAATGATGACCTATCTTCTGTGGAGATCTATTCGGAAGAGGTACGAAAAATGGAATCGGCCGCCGATGCAAAGAGACGCGAGATGGAAAACGCGATGTATCAGGGTGCTTTTCTTCCAAACTTCCGCGGAGATTTTCTTGGTCTGGCGGAATCCTTCGATAAGGTGGCCAATGAAGCAGAGAATGTCGTTGACCAGATTGAGCTGCAGCGCCTTGTGATCCCGGCAGAGCTGAAGACCGATCTTCTGAAACAGTTACAGCTTGCTGTTGAGACATTTGAGGCATCAAAGGAAGCGGCTATCAATCTCTTTCAAGAGCTAAGCATTGCCGAAGAGAAAATCAAGGAGACTGAACGACTCGAAAACATTGAAGACAGTCACGAGCGAGCTCTAGTCAAGAAGATCTTCGAGATGAATTTGTCCCTCGCAGAGAAGAGGCAGCTCCGGGAACTTGTTCTATCAATAGGTGATATTGCGAATCTCTCTGAAGACTGTTCCGACAGAATGGAAATTATCGTGCTCAAGAGAAGGGTTTGA